Below is a window of Staphylococcus succinus DNA.
ATTCATTTTAAAGATAAATAATGAAACTTAAATGTATCTTTTTTTATTTTAAAAAAGTTACAAGCAATTATTTCGTAAATAGATTGAAAAATTTATACAATTAATACATATGTGAAACATCACTTTAGTTACGAAGTGTGTAAAGACATGGTATTATTATACAATCTACAAATATAACTTTTTATTTACAACAATAGAATTAGCACTGCATAAATGGTAAATTAGATAATAAGGAAATGTGTATGTAGATGCTTAAATAAAAAGTACTACAATAAAGAAATGAGGTTTATAAATATGGCTAGAAAAGTTGTTGTAGTCGATGATGAAAAACCAATTGCTGATATTTTAGAATTCAACTTAAAAAAAGAAGGTTATGAAGTATTCTGTGCTTATGATGGTAATGACGCAGTAGATTTAATATATGATGAAGAGCCAGACATCGTGTTACTAGACATCATGTTACCTGGCCGTGATGGCATGGAAGTATGTCGTGAAGTACGTAAAAAATATGAAATGCCAATTATCATGTTAACTGCGAAAGATTCAGAAATTGATAAAGTATTAGGCCTTGAACTTGGTGCAGATGACTATGTAACGAAACCGTTTAGCACACGCGAATTAATTGCACGTGTAAAGGCAAACTTACGTCGTCACTATTCACAACCTGCACAGGAAGTAAACGATGCTTCTAATGAA
It encodes the following:
- the yycF gene encoding response regulator YycF is translated as MARKVVVVDDEKPIADILEFNLKKEGYEVFCAYDGNDAVDLIYDEEPDIVLLDIMLPGRDGMEVCREVRKKYEMPIIMLTAKDSEIDKVLGLELGADDYVTKPFSTRELIARVKANLRRHYSQPAQEVNDASNEISIKDIVIYPDAYSIKKRGDDIELTHREFELFHYLSKHMGQVMTREHLLQTVWGYDYFGDVRTVDVTIRRLREKIEDDPSHPEYIVTRRGVGYFLQQHE